One Paraburkholderia phytofirmans OLGA172 genomic window carries:
- a CDS encoding DUF3318 domain-containing protein, with translation MSQSHSDTAFRNKRYQAKDLSAPHLRALRKELLLVRADVERMELVQATIELRKAVTHFSWLKFILPGFGGMRVGRGSNTSFLNAASIGALLKQYPLISSIASLLLAKPLRATITAGAKPALKWGSLALAGWEAYRIWKQMKSESATSTDDKKEAADSGY, from the coding sequence ATGAGCCAAAGCCATTCCGATACCGCATTTCGCAACAAACGCTACCAGGCCAAAGATCTGAGTGCGCCGCATCTGCGAGCGCTGCGCAAGGAATTGCTGCTGGTGCGCGCGGATGTCGAGCGCATGGAACTCGTGCAGGCGACCATCGAATTGCGGAAGGCTGTCACCCACTTCAGCTGGCTCAAATTCATTTTGCCGGGCTTCGGTGGCATGCGCGTGGGTCGCGGATCGAATACGAGCTTCCTCAACGCAGCGAGCATCGGCGCACTCCTCAAACAGTATCCGCTCATCAGTTCGATCGCTTCGCTGCTGTTGGCCAAGCCATTACGCGCGACTATTACAGCGGGTGCAAAACCCGCGCTCAAATGGGGCAGCCTTGCGCTTGCCGGCTGGGAAGCGTATCGAATCTGGAAGCAGATGAAGAGCGAATCCGCCACGTCGACCGACGACAAGAAAGAGGCTGCTGATAGCGGGTACTGA
- a CDS encoding phage holin family protein, with protein sequence MTIETPSQHGEHSPLRRIIGSVFAILQTRLELVGIELAEEKDRLIGVLFLGLAAMMLATMALIALTALIAIAFWDTYRWQALASITAVYAIAGIACALKARSGLRNAPMVFEATLAEFEKDRDVFRKP encoded by the coding sequence ATGACGATCGAAACACCATCGCAGCACGGCGAACATAGTCCGTTGCGCCGTATCATCGGATCCGTGTTTGCCATTTTGCAAACGCGGCTTGAACTGGTCGGCATCGAACTCGCCGAAGAAAAAGATCGTCTGATCGGCGTGCTGTTCCTCGGCCTCGCCGCCATGATGCTCGCGACAATGGCCTTGATCGCATTGACGGCCCTGATCGCCATCGCGTTCTGGGACACCTACCGGTGGCAGGCGCTCGCCAGCATCACGGCGGTTTATGCCATTGCGGGAATAGCCTGTGCACTGAAAGCGCGCAGCGGTTTGCGCAATGCCCCGATGGTGTTCGAAGCCACCCTTGCCGAGTTCGAAAAAGACCGCGACGTGTTCCGCAAACCGTGA
- a CDS encoding DUF883 family protein, with protein MSEVNKERLMSDIKTVLADAEDLLKQAASATGERASELRETALTRLKQAKEKAADVQVVVVEKGKKAARATDDYVHEHPWASIGIAAGAGVLLGLLINRK; from the coding sequence ATGTCGGAAGTCAACAAGGAGAGATTGATGTCGGATATCAAAACCGTCCTCGCGGACGCTGAAGATTTGCTGAAACAGGCCGCGAGCGCCACCGGCGAGCGCGCTTCGGAACTGCGTGAAACGGCGCTTACGCGCCTGAAGCAGGCTAAGGAAAAGGCGGCTGACGTGCAGGTCGTGGTGGTCGAGAAAGGTAAGAAGGCCGCACGCGCCACCGACGATTACGTGCATGAGCATCCGTGGGCATCCATCGGCATCGCCGCGGGTGCCGGCGTACTGCTGGGGCTGTTGATCAACCGCAAGTAA
- a CDS encoding peroxiredoxin: protein MSLRLGDIAPDFEQESSVGRIRFHEWLGDSWGVLFSHPADFTPVCTTELGLTAKLAGEFEKRHVKTIALSVDSTESHKEWIKDINETQAANVGFPILADGDRKVSELYDMIHPNANETLTVRSLFVIDPKKKVRLIITYPASTGRNFDEVLRVIDSLQLTDNHSVATPGNWKQGDDVVIVPSLKDEEVIRQKFPKGYKALRPYLRMTPQPNKQAADA, encoded by the coding sequence ATGAGTCTACGTCTTGGCGATATCGCACCGGATTTCGAACAGGAGTCGAGTGTCGGCCGCATCAGGTTCCACGAATGGCTGGGTGATAGTTGGGGCGTGCTGTTCTCGCACCCCGCTGATTTCACGCCGGTCTGCACGACCGAGCTGGGCTTGACGGCGAAGCTGGCCGGCGAATTCGAGAAGCGCCATGTGAAGACGATTGCGTTGTCGGTCGACAGCACCGAGTCGCACAAGGAATGGATCAAGGACATCAACGAGACGCAGGCCGCCAATGTCGGCTTCCCGATTCTCGCTGACGGCGATCGCAAGGTCTCCGAGCTGTACGACATGATCCACCCGAACGCCAATGAAACCCTCACGGTCAGGTCGCTGTTCGTGATCGATCCGAAGAAGAAGGTGCGTTTGATCATTACATACCCGGCCAGCACCGGGCGCAACTTCGATGAAGTGCTGCGCGTGATCGACTCGCTGCAACTCACCGATAACCACTCAGTCGCCACGCCCGGCAACTGGAAGCAGGGCGACGACGTCGTGATCGTGCCGTCGTTGAAGGATGAGGAAGTCATCAGGCAGAAATTCCCGAAGGGCTACAAGGCGCTGCGCCCGTACCTGCGCATGACGCCGCAGCCCAACAAGCAAGCGGCTGATGCGTGA